Proteins encoded by one window of Paroedura picta isolate Pp20150507F chromosome 9, Ppicta_v3.0, whole genome shotgun sequence:
- the CATSPER2 gene encoding cation channel sperm-associated protein 2 gives MSLSSSKDSSKSQKGIPLQVHPRGDAIRSKLIYTFYLIDHLKGLSHTVPRHNIREFLDSRRLKKVMLTDHNQLVRFNVVPIRNILLTQEKRWCNRIQVRCSRFPPFPMWAYWLVSSKVFKGFMIFLICLNMVVLMTITEIQRSTEEHFMVLKIVLEVAVWVILLIFIVEILLHWTVGFWKYWRNPWNVFDFTITLISFIPEFVIFTDKAYRMTTTRIVLIFRVLRCLKLFPRIRQVRVIIMAIAKALKAMAFILLLLIFFFYVFAVAGIFFFESYTRSDRDDLEYNMYFKDMPNALVTIFILFTMDHWYALLQDSWKIPGINKFVTGMFVILWLLIGAFIFRNLFVAIMVANFQNIRNELIEEMKQIEAQKQADRFKLEIIESRYASSQLLEDKEQGKLNIELLAALNETPDYSLHEFSTGGLDWESYIYKNLPGLYQADDDEQIVWPRDTLFRYFELMEKLQYNLEERQQLQHYAALALSNLEDK, from the coding sequence ATGAGCCTTTCAAGCTCAAAAGACAGTTCCAAATCCCAAAAAGGCATCCCACTGCAGGTGCATCCCCGAGGAGATGCTATCCGCTCCAAGTTGATCTACACCTTCTACCTGATTGACCACCTGAAGGGGCTGAGCCACACTGTCCCGCGCCACAATATTCGTGAGTTCCTGGATTCCAGGAGACTCAAGAAGGTGATGCTCACAGACCACAACCAGCTGGTCCGTTTCAACGTGGTGCCCATCCGGAACATTCTACTCACCCAAGAGAAACGCTGGTGCAATCGTATTCAGGTGCGCTGCAGtcgcttccctcccttccccatgtgGGCGTATTGGCTTGTCTCGAGCAAAGTGTTCAAGGGCTTCATGATTTTCCTCATCTGCTTGAACATGGTGGTCCTCATGACGATCACGGAGATACAACGGAGCACAGAGGAACACTTTATGGTCTTAAAGATAGTCTTGGAGGTGGCGGTTTGGGTGATCCTTCTCATCTTTATTGTCGAGATTTTGCTGCACTGGACGGTTGGCTTTTGGAAGTACTGGCGGAATCCCTGGAATGTCTTTGACTTTACTATCACCCTGATTTCCTTCATCCCTGAATTTGTTATCTTCACGGATAAAGCCTACAGGATGACCACCACACGGATTGTCCTGATTTTCCGTGTCTTGCGCTGCTTAAAGCTGTTCCCCCGAATCCGTCAGGTCAGAGTCATCATCATGGCCATCGCTAAAgcactgaaggccatggctttcaTCCTGCTtctcctcatcttcttcttctacgtctTCGCTGTAGCGGGCATTTTCTTCTTTGAGAGCTACACTCGCTCCGACAGGGACGACCTCGAGTACAACATGTATTTCAAGGACATGCCCAACGCTTTGGTGACCATCTTCATCCTCTTCACCATGGATCACTGGTATGCTCTCCTGCAAGACTCCTGGAAGATCCCCGGGATCAACAAATTTGTCACCGGCATGTTTGTGATCCTGTGGCTCCTCATCGGAGCCTTCATCTTCCGGAACCTCTTTGTGGCCATCATGGTGGCCAATTTCCAAAACATCCGGAACGAGCTGATTGAGGAAATGAAGCAGATCGAGGCTCAGAAGCAAGCTGACCGGTTTAAGCTGGAGATCATCGAAAGCAGATACGCCTCGTCCCAGTTGCTTGAGGATAAGGAGCAGGGGAAATTGAACATCGAGTTATTGGCCGCACTCAACGAGACCCCGGATTATTCCTTGCATGAATTCAGCACGGGGGGCTTGGACTGGGAGAGTTACATTTACAAGAACTTGCCTGGTCTCTATCAGGCGGACGACGACGAGCAGATTGTGTGGCCTCGCGACACTCTCTTCCGCTACTTTGAGCTCATGGAGAAGCTTCAGTACAACCTCGAGGAGCGTCAACAACTGCAGCATTACGCCGCGCTGGCTCTATCAAATCTGGAGGACAAATAG